From the genome of Spinacia oleracea cultivar Varoflay chromosome 2, BTI_SOV_V1, whole genome shotgun sequence, one region includes:
- the LOC110803270 gene encoding protein DETOXIFICATION 27, producing MGKKSQIPKMKEEQHQQQQSLLLHPNPNNGDVHIDGGITGEIWEELKKIWKIAGPSVFCRFAMFSLTIITQSFAGHLSDLDLAAFSISTTFLIAVSFGFLLGMATALETLCGQAYGARQHHMLGIYLQRSCVVLSFCAILLLPMFIFATPLLKILGQSAEVAERTGLVARYLIPMHLSFIFQFSLQRFLQSQLKTAIIAWSAAVALAVHAIISWLFIYKLGVGIVGAALTLDFSWWLSVFIMYGYVIYGGCPKTWKGFSLQAFTELWDFFKLSLASGVMVLLENVYYRLLVIASGDAGSSHVAVDALSICVTLYGWESMVPLGILAATGVRVAIELGAGNVSGAKFAAKVCMMTSLVIGLIFFALVTAIPDRLAMIFTPNSSVVSVVRDLAFLLGSTIFLNSIPPVFLGIAVGSGWQALAAYINIGSYYLVGFPLGIFIGRVLNFGYMGIWAGMLGGSVTQIFLLAIIAVKLEWGKEVQKTRGKHFLVNKAVDD from the exons ATGGGGAAGAAATCCCAGATTCCAAAAATGAAAGAGgaacaacatcaacaacaacaatcaCTATTGCTCCACCCCAATCCCAACAATGGCGATGTTCATATTGACGGAGGAATCACAGGAGAAATATGGGAGGAACTTAAGAAAATATGGAAAATTGCAGGGCCTTCTGTATTTTGCCGTTTCGCCATGTTTTCTCTTACTATCATCACTCAATCTTTTGCCGGCCATTTAAGTGACCTTGATCTTGCTGCTTTCTCCATTTCCACTACTTTTCTCATCGCTGTTAGCTTTGGCTTCTTG CTAGGAATGGCAACTGCACTGGAGACATTATGTGGACAAGCCTATGGTGCTAGACAACACCATATGTTAGGCATCTACTTGCAGAGGTCATGTGTAGTTCTCTCTTTTTGTGCCATTCTTTTGCTTCCTATGTTCATATTTGCCACACCTCTGCTGAAGATCCTTGGTCAATCAGCCGAAGTGGCGGAACGAACCGGCTTAGTGGCGAGGTATTTGATTCCCATGCACCTGAGTTTTATATTCCAGTTCTCATTACAGAGATTCTTGCAGAGCCAACTTAAAACGGCTATCATTGCTTGGTCTGCTGCTGTGGCTCTGGCAGTTCATGCCATTATTAGCTGGCTTTTTATTTATAAGCTTGGTGTTGGTATAGTCGGGGCAGCCCTTACCCTAGATTTCTCCTGGTGGCTCTCAGTTTTTATAATGTATGGCTATGTTATTTATGGCGGATGTCCTAAGACGTGGAAAGGTTTCTCATTGCAAGCTTTTACTGAATTGTGGGACTTCTTCAAGCTTTCCTTGGCTTCTGGTGTCATGGTCTT GTTGGAGAATGTCTATTATCGGTTGCTAGTTATAGCGTCTGGGGATGCTGGAAGCTCACATGTTGCTGTTGATGCTCTCTCGATATg TGTAACTCTGTACGGCTGGGAGTCCATGGTTCCTCTCGGAATACTTGCTGCCACTGG CGTGCGAGTAGCCATTGAGTTGGGAGCAGGAAATGTCAGTGGTGCCAAGTTTGCAGCTAAAGTTTGTATGATGACATCTTTGGTCATCGGTCTGATATTCTTCGCACTTGTCACAGCCATTCCTGATAGACTGGCAATGATTTTCACACCTAACTCATCTGTGGTCTCTGTTGTCCGTGACCTTGCATTTCTTCTTGGTTCCACCATTTTCCTGAATAGCATCCCTCCAGTTTTTTTAg GCATAGCAGTCGGATCCGGTTGGCAAGCATTAGCAGCATATATAAATATTGGAAGCTATTACTTGGTGGGTTTCCCTCTTGGGATTTTTATAGGACGGGTGCTAAACTTTGGATACATG GGAATCTGGGCTGGAATGCTAGGTGGGAGTGTGACACAGATATTTCTTCTTGCCATCATAGCCGTCAAACTTGAATGGGGAAAGGAG GTTCAGAAAACTCGTGGAAAACACtttttggtaaataaagctGTGGATGACTAG
- the LOC110803069 gene encoding AT-rich interactive domain-containing protein 5 isoform X2, translating to MDVDDGPEEEPELEEGDSPEQNPTSPQANGNGNNGNGNENGNGNENLTKRKRSGSGGGGGGGEEQEPNGSSDNKTQNGVGGDSTTPRSSSGRPLIKTFHDASGGRSSNGVKRLKVIEEDEEAGTKEEQIEFNKELEAFYKERYLEFKPHKFYGEPLNCLKLWRAVIQLGGYDRVTTYKLWRQVGESFHPPKTCTTVSWTFRIFYEKALLEYEKHKREIGELEFPDAPIPEPTSAENEGNAYQAGSGRVRRDAAARAMQGWHAQRDIGLGEVGEPIIKDKSINSSQKREKHLKNIGVKQKKPSNLELAENETPEANKQMVPTVLDAGPPADWVKINIRESKDCFEVYALVPGLLREEVRVQSDPAGRLVITGQPEQLDNPWGITPFRKVVIFPVRIDPLHTSAVVSLHGRLFVRVPFERSST from the exons ATGGATGTGGATGATGGTCCTGAGGAAGAACCTGAGCTTGAAGAAGGTGATTCACCTGAACAAAACCCAACCAGCCCTCAAGCTAATGGGAATGGCAACAATGGGAATGGTAACGAGAATGGGAATGGGAACGAAAACTTGACTAAGCGGAAGCGTAGTGGCAGtggcggcggcggtggtggtggtgaggagCAAGAACCGAATGGATCATCTGATAATAAGACTCAAAATGGTGTTGGTGGGGATTCTACTACTCCTAGGTCTTCCTCTGGGAGACCGTTGATTAAAACGTTTCACGATGCGAGTGGAGGGCGCTCTAGCAATGGTGTTAAGAGGCTTAAG GTGATTGAAGAGGATGAGGAGGCTGGAACTAAAGAAGAACAAATCGAGTTCAACAAAGAGCTTGAAGCTTTCTATAAGGAAAGATACTTGGAATTTAAACCCCACAAGTTTTATGGGGAGCCGTTAAATTGCCTGAA GTTATGGAGAGCGGTGATTCAATTGGGTGGATATGACAGG GTCACTACATACAAGCTGTGGCGGCAAGTTGGAGAATCTTTTCATCCGCCCAA GACGTGTACTACAGTTTCTTGGACATTTCGAATTTTCTATGAGAAG GCACTTCTGGAGTACGAAAAGCACAAAAGAGAGATTGGTGAGCTTGAATTCCCTGATGCACCAATCCCCGAGCCTACATCGGCTGAAAATGAG GGAAATGCTTACCAAGCTGGTTCAGGAAGGGTTAGGAGGGATGCTGCTGCTCGTGCAATGCAGGGTTGGCATGCTCAGCGGGATATTGGATTGGGAGAGGTAGGGGAGCCCATTATCAAG GATAAGAGCATTAATTCTTCACAAAAGCGTGAAAAACATCTGAAAAACATTG GTGTGAAGCAGAAGAAACCCAGTAATTTAGAGCTTGCAGAAAATGAGACGCCTGAAGCAAACAAACA GATGGTGCCAACAGTTCTGGATGCCGGTCCCCCGGCTGATTGGGTGAAAATCAATATCAGAGAAAGT AAAGATTGTTTTGAGGTTTATGCGTTAGTTCCTGGGCTTCTTCGTGAGGAG GTACGCGTTCAGTCAGATCCTGCTGGGCGTCTGGTCATTACTGGTCAGCCAGAGCAGCTTGACAATCCTTGGGGCATCACTCCGTTTAGGAAG GTTGTTATATTTCCGGTGAGGATAGACCCACTACATACGTCTGCTGTTGTAAGCTTGCATGGCAGGCTCTTCGTCCGTGTTCCTTTCGAACGGTCAAGTACCTGA
- the LOC110803069 gene encoding AT-rich interactive domain-containing protein 5 isoform X1 — protein MGRSQCEMDVDDGPEEEPELEEGDSPEQNPTSPQANGNGNNGNGNENGNGNENLTKRKRSGSGGGGGGGEEQEPNGSSDNKTQNGVGGDSTTPRSSSGRPLIKTFHDASGGRSSNGVKRLKVIEEDEEAGTKEEQIEFNKELEAFYKERYLEFKPHKFYGEPLNCLKLWRAVIQLGGYDRVTTYKLWRQVGESFHPPKTCTTVSWTFRIFYEKALLEYEKHKREIGELEFPDAPIPEPTSAENEGNAYQAGSGRVRRDAAARAMQGWHAQRDIGLGEVGEPIIKDKSINSSQKREKHLKNIGVKQKKPSNLELAENETPEANKQMVPTVLDAGPPADWVKINIRESKDCFEVYALVPGLLREEVRVQSDPAGRLVITGQPEQLDNPWGITPFRKVVIFPVRIDPLHTSAVVSLHGRLFVRVPFERSST, from the exons ATGGGCAGGAGTCAGTGTGAGATGGATGTGGATGATGGTCCTGAGGAAGAACCTGAGCTTGAAGAAGGTGATTCACCTGAACAAAACCCAACCAGCCCTCAAGCTAATGGGAATGGCAACAATGGGAATGGTAACGAGAATGGGAATGGGAACGAAAACTTGACTAAGCGGAAGCGTAGTGGCAGtggcggcggcggtggtggtggtgaggagCAAGAACCGAATGGATCATCTGATAATAAGACTCAAAATGGTGTTGGTGGGGATTCTACTACTCCTAGGTCTTCCTCTGGGAGACCGTTGATTAAAACGTTTCACGATGCGAGTGGAGGGCGCTCTAGCAATGGTGTTAAGAGGCTTAAG GTGATTGAAGAGGATGAGGAGGCTGGAACTAAAGAAGAACAAATCGAGTTCAACAAAGAGCTTGAAGCTTTCTATAAGGAAAGATACTTGGAATTTAAACCCCACAAGTTTTATGGGGAGCCGTTAAATTGCCTGAA GTTATGGAGAGCGGTGATTCAATTGGGTGGATATGACAGG GTCACTACATACAAGCTGTGGCGGCAAGTTGGAGAATCTTTTCATCCGCCCAA GACGTGTACTACAGTTTCTTGGACATTTCGAATTTTCTATGAGAAG GCACTTCTGGAGTACGAAAAGCACAAAAGAGAGATTGGTGAGCTTGAATTCCCTGATGCACCAATCCCCGAGCCTACATCGGCTGAAAATGAG GGAAATGCTTACCAAGCTGGTTCAGGAAGGGTTAGGAGGGATGCTGCTGCTCGTGCAATGCAGGGTTGGCATGCTCAGCGGGATATTGGATTGGGAGAGGTAGGGGAGCCCATTATCAAG GATAAGAGCATTAATTCTTCACAAAAGCGTGAAAAACATCTGAAAAACATTG GTGTGAAGCAGAAGAAACCCAGTAATTTAGAGCTTGCAGAAAATGAGACGCCTGAAGCAAACAAACA GATGGTGCCAACAGTTCTGGATGCCGGTCCCCCGGCTGATTGGGTGAAAATCAATATCAGAGAAAGT AAAGATTGTTTTGAGGTTTATGCGTTAGTTCCTGGGCTTCTTCGTGAGGAG GTACGCGTTCAGTCAGATCCTGCTGGGCGTCTGGTCATTACTGGTCAGCCAGAGCAGCTTGACAATCCTTGGGGCATCACTCCGTTTAGGAAG GTTGTTATATTTCCGGTGAGGATAGACCCACTACATACGTCTGCTGTTGTAAGCTTGCATGGCAGGCTCTTCGTCCGTGTTCCTTTCGAACGGTCAAGTACCTGA
- the LOC110803069 gene encoding AT-rich interactive domain-containing protein 5 isoform X4 — MDVDDGPEEEPELEEGDSPEQNPTSPQANGNGNNGNGNENGNGNENLTKRKRSGSGGGGGGGEEQEPNGSSDNKTQNGVGGDSTTPRSSSGRPLIKTFHDASGGRSSNGVKRLKVIEEDEEAGTKEEQIEFNKELEAFYKERYLEFKPHKFYGEPLNCLKLWRAVIQLGGYDRVTTYKLWRQVGESFHPPKTCTTVSWTFRIFYEKALLEYEKHKREIGELEFPDAPIPEPTSAENEGNAYQAGSGRVRRDAAARAMQGWHAQRDIGLGEDKSINSSQKREKHLKNIGVKQKKPSNLELAENETPEANKQMVPTVLDAGPPADWVKINIRESKDCFEVYALVPGLLREEVRVQSDPAGRLVITGQPEQLDNPWGITPFRKVVIFPVRIDPLHTSAVVSLHGRLFVRVPFERSST, encoded by the exons ATGGATGTGGATGATGGTCCTGAGGAAGAACCTGAGCTTGAAGAAGGTGATTCACCTGAACAAAACCCAACCAGCCCTCAAGCTAATGGGAATGGCAACAATGGGAATGGTAACGAGAATGGGAATGGGAACGAAAACTTGACTAAGCGGAAGCGTAGTGGCAGtggcggcggcggtggtggtggtgaggagCAAGAACCGAATGGATCATCTGATAATAAGACTCAAAATGGTGTTGGTGGGGATTCTACTACTCCTAGGTCTTCCTCTGGGAGACCGTTGATTAAAACGTTTCACGATGCGAGTGGAGGGCGCTCTAGCAATGGTGTTAAGAGGCTTAAG GTGATTGAAGAGGATGAGGAGGCTGGAACTAAAGAAGAACAAATCGAGTTCAACAAAGAGCTTGAAGCTTTCTATAAGGAAAGATACTTGGAATTTAAACCCCACAAGTTTTATGGGGAGCCGTTAAATTGCCTGAA GTTATGGAGAGCGGTGATTCAATTGGGTGGATATGACAGG GTCACTACATACAAGCTGTGGCGGCAAGTTGGAGAATCTTTTCATCCGCCCAA GACGTGTACTACAGTTTCTTGGACATTTCGAATTTTCTATGAGAAG GCACTTCTGGAGTACGAAAAGCACAAAAGAGAGATTGGTGAGCTTGAATTCCCTGATGCACCAATCCCCGAGCCTACATCGGCTGAAAATGAG GGAAATGCTTACCAAGCTGGTTCAGGAAGGGTTAGGAGGGATGCTGCTGCTCGTGCAATGCAGGGTTGGCATGCTCAGCGGGATATTGGATTGGGAGAG GATAAGAGCATTAATTCTTCACAAAAGCGTGAAAAACATCTGAAAAACATTG GTGTGAAGCAGAAGAAACCCAGTAATTTAGAGCTTGCAGAAAATGAGACGCCTGAAGCAAACAAACA GATGGTGCCAACAGTTCTGGATGCCGGTCCCCCGGCTGATTGGGTGAAAATCAATATCAGAGAAAGT AAAGATTGTTTTGAGGTTTATGCGTTAGTTCCTGGGCTTCTTCGTGAGGAG GTACGCGTTCAGTCAGATCCTGCTGGGCGTCTGGTCATTACTGGTCAGCCAGAGCAGCTTGACAATCCTTGGGGCATCACTCCGTTTAGGAAG GTTGTTATATTTCCGGTGAGGATAGACCCACTACATACGTCTGCTGTTGTAAGCTTGCATGGCAGGCTCTTCGTCCGTGTTCCTTTCGAACGGTCAAGTACCTGA
- the LOC110803069 gene encoding AT-rich interactive domain-containing protein 5 isoform X3, with product MGRSQCEMDVDDGPEEEPELEEGDSPEQNPTSPQANGNGNNGNGNENGNGNENLTKRKRSGSGGGGGGGEEQEPNGSSDNKTQNGVGGDSTTPRSSSGRPLIKTFHDASGGRSSNGVKRLKVIEEDEEAGTKEEQIEFNKELEAFYKERYLEFKPHKFYGEPLNCLKLWRAVIQLGGYDRVTTYKLWRQVGESFHPPKTCTTVSWTFRIFYEKALLEYEKHKREIGELEFPDAPIPEPTSAENEGNAYQAGSGRVRRDAAARAMQGWHAQRDIGLGEDKSINSSQKREKHLKNIGVKQKKPSNLELAENETPEANKQMVPTVLDAGPPADWVKINIRESKDCFEVYALVPGLLREEVRVQSDPAGRLVITGQPEQLDNPWGITPFRKVVIFPVRIDPLHTSAVVSLHGRLFVRVPFERSST from the exons ATGGGCAGGAGTCAGTGTGAGATGGATGTGGATGATGGTCCTGAGGAAGAACCTGAGCTTGAAGAAGGTGATTCACCTGAACAAAACCCAACCAGCCCTCAAGCTAATGGGAATGGCAACAATGGGAATGGTAACGAGAATGGGAATGGGAACGAAAACTTGACTAAGCGGAAGCGTAGTGGCAGtggcggcggcggtggtggtggtgaggagCAAGAACCGAATGGATCATCTGATAATAAGACTCAAAATGGTGTTGGTGGGGATTCTACTACTCCTAGGTCTTCCTCTGGGAGACCGTTGATTAAAACGTTTCACGATGCGAGTGGAGGGCGCTCTAGCAATGGTGTTAAGAGGCTTAAG GTGATTGAAGAGGATGAGGAGGCTGGAACTAAAGAAGAACAAATCGAGTTCAACAAAGAGCTTGAAGCTTTCTATAAGGAAAGATACTTGGAATTTAAACCCCACAAGTTTTATGGGGAGCCGTTAAATTGCCTGAA GTTATGGAGAGCGGTGATTCAATTGGGTGGATATGACAGG GTCACTACATACAAGCTGTGGCGGCAAGTTGGAGAATCTTTTCATCCGCCCAA GACGTGTACTACAGTTTCTTGGACATTTCGAATTTTCTATGAGAAG GCACTTCTGGAGTACGAAAAGCACAAAAGAGAGATTGGTGAGCTTGAATTCCCTGATGCACCAATCCCCGAGCCTACATCGGCTGAAAATGAG GGAAATGCTTACCAAGCTGGTTCAGGAAGGGTTAGGAGGGATGCTGCTGCTCGTGCAATGCAGGGTTGGCATGCTCAGCGGGATATTGGATTGGGAGAG GATAAGAGCATTAATTCTTCACAAAAGCGTGAAAAACATCTGAAAAACATTG GTGTGAAGCAGAAGAAACCCAGTAATTTAGAGCTTGCAGAAAATGAGACGCCTGAAGCAAACAAACA GATGGTGCCAACAGTTCTGGATGCCGGTCCCCCGGCTGATTGGGTGAAAATCAATATCAGAGAAAGT AAAGATTGTTTTGAGGTTTATGCGTTAGTTCCTGGGCTTCTTCGTGAGGAG GTACGCGTTCAGTCAGATCCTGCTGGGCGTCTGGTCATTACTGGTCAGCCAGAGCAGCTTGACAATCCTTGGGGCATCACTCCGTTTAGGAAG GTTGTTATATTTCCGGTGAGGATAGACCCACTACATACGTCTGCTGTTGTAAGCTTGCATGGCAGGCTCTTCGTCCGTGTTCCTTTCGAACGGTCAAGTACCTGA
- the LOC110796822 gene encoding formin-like protein 20 yields the protein MRTLKEYSSHPSSPPPPPPPPSYYSYASPPPPPPNPRHDYSYTSPPPHGHHPPHSGHHKPSPPSWPPVTGVPPTSPPSLSPPQPSPPGATPPSLSSPPQPSPPGESPPSQGASPPLPSASPPQPPQGIPPSTPPGGGGHASPPSHGVVVPPTLPPQPHGGGGVPPHGGGGGGGGGVPPTPIGYSSPPSGGDIVVSPPNYSPPPPGRHTNHTAVIVGASLGGFFFLAFMAICLFCVAKRRKKAILVPPPVACEETTPTAYGGGGGGAAAGGGAGHGSY from the coding sequence ATGCGTACACTAAAGGAGTACTCTTCTCACccatcatcaccaccaccaccaccaccaccgccgtcATATTACTCCTAcgcctcaccaccaccaccaccaccaaatcCACGTCACGATTATTCCTATACTTCACCTCCTCCCCATGGCCATCATCCTCCACATTCCGGTCATCACAAGCCTTCACCACCATCATGGCCACCTGTAACCGGCGTACCACCAACATCACCACCCTCATTGTCACCCCCACAACCATCTCCACCCGGCGCAACTCCACCCTCATTGTCGTCACCACCACAACCGTCTCCACCCGGTGAATCACCACCTAGTCAAGGCGCGTCACCACCTTTACCCTCCGCCTCACCACCACAACCTCCTCAAGGCATTCCTCCATCAACACCACCAGGCGGCGGCGGTCATGCATCACCACCATCTCACGGTGTTGTTGTTCCTCCAACACTCCCACCTCAACCACATGGCGGCGGTGGAGTACCACCACATGGTGGcggcggcggcggtggtggtggagtTCCACCAACGCCAATAGGCTATTCTTCACCGCCATCAGGTGGTGACATTGTAGTGTCCCCACCCAACtactcaccaccaccaccagggCGTCATACTAACCACACGGCGGTAATAGTGGGTGCATCTCTAGGTGGTTTTTTCTTCCTAGCGTTTATGGCCATTTGCCTCTTTTGTGTTGCCAAAAGAAGGAAGAAGGCCATACTGGTTCCTCCACCTGTAGCATGTGAAGAAACTACGCCTACGGcttatggtggtggtggtggtggtgccgCCGCAGGTGGAGGCGCGGGCCACGGAAGCTACTAA
- the LOC110802989 gene encoding purine permease 3: MFSREPNTDYTTALLLCKDKVIESCSYKKCRYKGLLLSKREKIRSENMEMESQEIINPKMKKYLLILNCVMLGIGISGGPLVMRLYYIHGGKSIWLSSWLETGGWPLMIIPLLVAYFRRLRRRRGGADPTQAAKLIFINTNTFFFAAIVGLVAGAADYCYAYGVKHIPVSTSSLILATQLAFTAVFAFILVNQKFTPYSINSIALLTFAAIILAVHSNSDKPAGESNGQYYLGFFLTLASSALFALMLPMIELTYKRVKQSVVVINYSLVMEIQLVLSFSATVMCTVGMLASGDYKEYAREMQDYKLGKAMYFVVLICSAIVWQFFYLGAAGVIFYGSSLLSGVIISVALPITEIAAVFFYHETFQVDKGVSLLLSLWGFISYFYGEAKEIKKQKKRQQRNNTQSIDVES, translated from the exons ATGTTTTCACGTGAACCAAACACGGACTACACGACCGCCTTATTGTTATGTAAAGATAAGGTTATTGAATCATGTTCTTACAAAAAATGCAGATATAAGGGATTATTATtatcaaaaagagagaaaattagATCAGAAAACATGGAAATGGAATCACAAGAAATAATAAATCCAAAGATGAAAAAATATTTGTTGATATTGAATTGTGTAATGTTAGGAATAGGAATAAGTGGCGGTCCATTAGTAATGAGGTTGTATTACATACATGGTGGTAAAAGTATTTGGCTATCTTCTTGGTTGGAAACTGGTGGTTGGCCTTTGATGATAATTCCACTTCTCGTCGCTTATTTCCGTCGTCTTCGTCGTCGTCGTGGTGGTGCAGATCCTACACAGGCGGCTAAACTCATCTTCATCAACACCAACACCTTCTTCTTTGCTGCTATTGTTG GTTTAGTAGCAGGGGCAGCAGATTATTGCTACGCATATGGAGTAAAACACATACCAGTCTCAACATCATCATTAATCTTAGCAACCCAATTAGCTTTTACAGCAGTATTTGCCTTCATATTAGTAAACCAGAAATTCACACCATACTCAATAAACTCCATTGCTCTTCTAACCTTTGCAGCCATAATCTTAGCCGTCCATTCTAACAGTGATAAGCCAGCTGGAGAATCCAACGGTCAGTATTACTTAGGGTTCTTCTTAACCTTAGCCTCTTCTGCATTGTTTGCTCTTATGCTTCCTATGATTGAGCTTACTTACAAGAGAGTCAAACAGAGTGTGGTGGTGATTAATTACTCTTTGGTTATGGAGATTCAGCTTGTGTTGTCTTTCTCTGCTACTGTTATGTGTACTGTTGGGATGCTTGCTAGTGGTGATTACAAG GAATATGCAAGAGAAATGCAAGATTACAAACTTGGGAAAGCAATGTACTTTGTAGTGCTAATATGTAGTGCAATTGTATGGCAATTCTTCTACTTAGGTGCCGCCGGAGTTATTTTCTACGGCTCGTCGTTGTTGTCCGGAGTAATTATATCGGTCGCACTTCCGATCACCGAGATAGCCGCCGTATTTTTCTACCACGAAACTTTTCAAGTAGATAAGGGGGTGTCTCTTCTTCTCTCCCTTTGGGGATTTATCTCCTATTTCTATGGGGAGGCTAAGGAAATCAAGAAACAAAAGAAGAGACAACAACGAAATAACACACAATCTATAGATGTAGAATCATAA
- the LOC110784342 gene encoding probable carboxylesterase 18: MTQEIIHDQTSKSNGLSLKSRFMYAAHSFITAFAYHRDGTVNRRLVNLADIRSAASSTPIGGVTSFDHTIGIDPLNKLWFRIFFPANSPSSHSLPVIIYFHGGGFVSFSPATYAYDTFCRKVSGDVGAVVISVNYRLAPEHKWPAQYDDGFDVLKFLDDDEMRAKIECFPANADLGRCFLAGDSAGANLAHHVAVRVGGARFKTVRVRGLISIQPFYGGEERTDSELRTKQWPVLTLSQTDFFWKAFLPNGSDRDHPGSSVFGPKSKDVSGLESFPPTLVVVGGLDLLRDWGMRYYDGLKRSGKKVELVQYSNVGHFFYSAPELPEYKLFVSKIGEFVENQLRLQG, translated from the coding sequence atgacccaagaaattATACACGATCAAACTTCCAAATCCAATGGCCTTTCTCTCAAATCCAGATTCATGTACGCCGCCCACTCATTCATCACCGCCTTCGCCTACCACCGTGATGGCACTGTCAACCGCCGCCTCGTTAACCTCGCCGATATTCGGTCCGCCGCTTCTTCCACCCCTATAGGTGGCGTCACCTCTTTTGATCATACCATTGGCATTGACCCTTTAAACAAACTCTGGTTTCGAATCTTTTTTCCCGCCAATTCCCCTTCCTCTCACTCTCTCCCTGTTATCATCTACTTTCACGGTGGCGGGTTTGTTTCCTTCTCCCCCGCCACCTACGCTTACGATACATTCTGCCGGAAAGTTTCCGGAGATGTCGGCGCTGTTGTTATCTCGGTTAACTACCGCCTTGCGCCGGAGCATAAATGGCCGGCGCAGTACGATGATGGTTTTGACGTCTTGAAGTTCCTTGACGACGATGAGATGAGAGCGAAAATTGAGTGTTTTCCGGCGAACGCTGATCTCGGACGGTGCTTCCTTGCCGGAGATAGTGCCGGGGCGAATTTGGCTCACCATGTGGCGGTTCGGGTGGGTGGGGCCCGATTTAAAACGGTTAGAGTTCGCGGGTTAATTTCAATCCAACCGTTTTATGGCGGCGAAGAGAGGACTGATTCGGAGCTCCGAACAAAGCAATGGCCGGTGTTGACTTTGAGCCAAACTGATTTCTTTTGGAAGGCTTTCTTGCCAAACGGGTCGGATCGGGATCATCCCGGGTCGAGTGTATTCGGGCCAAAATCTAAGGATGTTTCGGGTTTGGAATCGTTCCCGCCAACACTCGTTGTTGTTGGCGGGTTGGATTTGTTGCGAGATTGGGGAATGAGGTATTATGATGGGTTGAAAAGGTCCGGAAAGAAAGTTGAGTTGGTCCAGTATTCAAATGTGGGTCATTTCTTTTACAGTGCTCCGGAATTACCTGAATATAAATTGTTTGTATCTAAGATTGGAGAATTTGTTGAAAATCAATTACGTTTGCAAGGTTGA